In the Populus trichocarpa isolate Nisqually-1 chromosome 1, P.trichocarpa_v4.1, whole genome shotgun sequence genome, TCGCCTGCACGGTTCTTGGATTCatattagggttttttaaattttgtaatcaCCATATTTCATTCATGTACAACAGTTCAATTTATACTCTTGAAAATATTGGTGGGCTTGGATGCATGTTGCAAAGCAATTTTCTTACTCTTGATATGGCAGTGCTTTGAGTTTGAGCTGAACAATATTCTTGAATTTACGGTGTTAGAATTTCCATCGTCAAGTCTTGAACTTGGAAACAGCTCCTGCCACTGCTGCTCGAATCACTAACCTAACCTCTTGTAGGAAGCGGTTGCAATTTCTATCCAGCAGTCATCGAACCGGCACTTGCTAGTTTAGGGTTTTCTCGTGGCTGTGTTGTTCAGTGACGAACATCCTGGGGCTGCTTTATTATGATGACGGCGAGTTGTTTGAAAGAAATTGCGGCGCATCATTTGGATGTGTACAGAGACGGCTTTACCCTGCTTGATGAGAAAGCACAgcctaatatgtttttattatgttaaacgGAAATCGGACCTTTTgagtaaaactcaattaataATATACTCTGTTCTTCGTCGTGAGAAACACCTCCAAGTGGCTTTAAtctctaatttttaattgaactacAAATATTCTATTAGCAGGTAATGTCAAAATAAACCCAATgatataacaataatttttgtaaGTTGTCATGTAAAGACACCtttcttgatataaaaataaattgttctaaaatttatatttccaCAAACCTGTGAAGGACAGACATTTCTGACGTGTTGACTCAAGCTGTAAATGATTTTACTTCTTATTTTATCGTCTTcagattttcataaataaataaataaaaaagtattgtCTCGAAGTGTAAGACAGTGATTATAATACTATGATGGATAAACCAGTATAGACAACAAATTTTAACCCCGTGCATTACTGAATAATAGCTATTTAGGAatgtgattataattattttttaaatgtataaaaaaaattattttttatttttaaaaaattatttttgatattattatatcaaaataatttaaaaattattaaaaaaaaattaaaataaaaaacaatcatgtatGTCTGGGAGTGTTATAGCAGtttcttttcaaagtattttttatttcaaaacatattaaaataatattttttattttaaaaaattatttttaacatcaatatatatataaaaatatcaaaaaaaaaataatttaaaataaaaatattttaaatttttaaaaacactccCAACATACAATAACAAACACACGagaatcaaattcaaatcaggaaaaaaatccGTCCTCAACTATTTTTTAACTCTTCTACCCTACGCTTGTAGTGCATCCGggcctcattttatttttaccccAGCACGGCACAGCACAGCAGCAGTCACAAAATCAcacaccctctctctctctctctctctctcataattCGCCATCCCCACCATATATAAACCTCCTTTACCTAGCTAGCTTATCATAGCCCCAAAACCCCCCCATCTGACTGGATCTCTAACACTAAAACTTACAGACACGCACTTTTCTCCTCTCCAaccaaaaaacatcaaatctaATGGCAAGCACAGAGCCGGAACACCAGCACAGAGAAGACGAGGAAGCCCCAGCCGGAGATGACGAAGACACTGGTGCTCAGGTCGCTCCGATCGTCAAACTCGAAGAAGTCGCCGTCTCTACtggtgaagaagatgaagatacGATTCTCGATCTGTAAGAATATAAATTCAATCTCTTCAATTTTCTTAACCtattttagggttttctttattgaaactgaattttctcttctcttttttatttaaaaaaattgaaggaaatcGAAGCTTTATAGATTCGATAAGGACGGGAATCAGTGGAAAGAGAGAGGTGCTGGTACCGTTaagtttttgaaacataaaGAGTCTGGAAAAGTTCGTCTTGTTATGAGACAATCTAAGACTCTCAAGATCTGCGCTAATCATCTCGGTTTGTTTTcgcttcttttcctttccttttttttctgtgatttttttagggttttgaatatattgtgtttgtgtttttgtaGTGCTGCCGGCTATGTCAGTGCAGGAGCACGCAGGGAATGAGAAGTCGTGTGTGTGGCACGCAACGGATTTCGCTGATGGTGAATTGAAGGATGAGTTGTTCTGTATTCGTTTTGCATCTGTTGAAAGTGAGTCATTATTAGTATATGTTTTGTCGATAACTTCTTATCTAGTTTGATTGGAAAcattttatgtcattttatggGTTATCTGACTGTGATAATGTTTGAATGGTTTCTTTGCTGTAAATGTTGCATGGTTGACTCCATATGTTACCATGTGTGTTTGCTAGCATGGTTGATCGTGGTGGGGTCTGAACTGTGAATGCATGAGaggaattttgattttttttaaaaaaaatttagtgagCATGTGAACTATTTTGTTTGATAATCCTTGTTTGTTTGACTGTATAATTGATATAGGTGTGATTTAGTAGTAGTAACAACTGCCTTTGTGGCTGGTTAGTATAAGCTAAAGGCTTTGTGGTGATAATTTTGTGCTGCATCATTATGCAACTCCGTTCTAAACATAACTTGGTTTCAATTGtatgtcttttgcttttttgGTTTCAAGTTAGGGTAGCTTCTGTGCACACATGCAGATGGTTAGGACTTGTTTCTTATGTAACTGGTTATGAGTAGATGCTTTCTGCTGATTTTCTTTCAACTTAGGTGAAGTTTTATGAGTACTAATGCATAATGCGTAAGATGGTAAAGATGTAAAAGAGTCTTCGACTCTGTTTTGAGTAGGTAGTTAAATGTTGTAAATTGTAATGTGGTGAAGTAAGAAAGAAATTTGGAGATGGTTG is a window encoding:
- the LOC7496786 gene encoding ran-binding protein 1 homolog a, with the translated sequence MASTEPEHQHREDEEAPAGDDEDTGAQVAPIVKLEEVAVSTGEEDEDTILDLKSKLYRFDKDGNQWKERGAGTVKFLKHKESGKVRLVMRQSKTLKICANHLVLPAMSVQEHAGNEKSCVWHATDFADGELKDELFCIRFASVENCKTFMEMFQEVAESQKSNEENKDATAAADALDKLSVEEKKTEEKAVEESPTAAKEEETKTCEDKKEEKPDPST